The DNA region TACCAAACGTTAATTACCAACGACCACCAAAAAATGCATCATAGATGAAGGCTCGTTCTGGTACCTGGCGTCTTTCAAATGCTTTTAACAATACACCGTAATCATAGGATACCGATTTGTATTCCAACTTATAGGTACCTCTCGAAATTTCAAGCACAGCATATCTTGCCTCCGGTCTCGTGAAGCAGCCTAACGAACCCACATTTACGTAGTGGCGTGCTCCTTTGACATCAGAATGGTGATGATTGTGACCATAACAAACTATCGATCCTGATACCCCGGTAAACAGCTCGTCTAAAGCACCAACTGTAGGGGGGTGAGGAATGAATGCCTTGAATTTCCCAATTGGCCCTCGAATGCCATAATGAAGTACCGAAAGTTTTACGCCGTCTATCTCTTCATCTATCTGATAGGGCCAGGAAGACATCCATGCTCTCCACTGGCCTTCAAGTTGATCATGCGTCCATTGTTGGTGACGAGCTTCACCATCAGAGATCCGCGTTGGTCGTGGATCTGGAATGCCATGCACAAACAGGGCATCATGATTTCCTTGGACAAATTTGGCAGAATTCAGTTCTGAGA from Bacteroidota bacterium includes:
- a CDS encoding metallophosphoesterase family protein: MKVILLTDIHANLPALQAVVKAVERQGYDLLYHAGDAIGIGPFPQEVIEVLSELNSAKFVQGNHDALFVHGIPDPRPTRISDGEARHQQWTHDQLEGQWRAWMSSWPYQIDEEIDGVKLSVLHYGIRGPIGKFKAFIPHPPTVGALDELFTGVSGSIVCYGHNHHHSDVKGARHYVNVGSLGCFTRPEARYAVLEISRGTYKLEYKSVSYDYGVLLKAFERRQVPERAFIYDAFFGGRW